A region of Allocoleopsis franciscana PCC 7113 DNA encodes the following proteins:
- a CDS encoding cytochrome P450, whose amino-acid sequence MLSPLPNRITSPSWWQLLNWIADPLGFQDRYSRKYGDIFTMRLSGLGSYVVVGNPQAIQEIFSLDSKFDVGRANELAKPLIGQNSVMLMDGNRHRRERKLLMPPFHGERLQTYAQQICLITEQVANQWQVGQPFVARTAMQKVSLEVILQIVFGLSEGERYQQLKPLLTDWINMTDSPLRSSMLFLRFLQQDWGAWTPWGRMKQRQRHIHDLLQAEIEERRTKENEGRTDILSLMMAARDENGQAMSDSELRDELLTILFAGHETTATTLAWAFYQIHQHPDVLEKLLHELDSLGENSNPMEIAKLPYLTAVCQEILRMYPVLPVIFPRITKSPMKIAGYEFDAETTFMPSIYLVHYREDLYPNAQEFLPERFLERQYSSCEYLPFGGGIRRCLGYPLAQLEMKLVLATILSKYQLTLAEDKPVKLQRRGFTLAPTGGVKMVMNGKREKKLSGYQLSDISVKS is encoded by the coding sequence ATGTTGAGTCCATTACCGAATCGCATTACCAGCCCATCTTGGTGGCAACTGCTCAATTGGATCGCTGATCCACTCGGATTTCAGGACAGATACAGCCGAAAGTACGGAGACATCTTTACGATGCGGCTTTCGGGACTCGGCTCTTATGTAGTCGTTGGTAATCCGCAAGCCATTCAGGAGATTTTCAGCCTTGATTCCAAGTTTGATGTAGGTCGTGCCAATGAACTCGCCAAACCACTAATTGGGCAAAATTCTGTAATGTTAATGGACGGCAATCGTCATCGACGAGAACGAAAATTATTAATGCCTCCGTTTCATGGGGAAAGACTACAGACTTATGCCCAACAAATCTGCCTGATTACTGAACAGGTGGCGAACCAGTGGCAAGTCGGTCAGCCTTTTGTGGCTCGGACTGCTATGCAGAAAGTTAGCTTAGAGGTAATTTTACAAATCGTCTTTGGCTTGAGCGAAGGGGAACGTTATCAACAACTGAAACCCTTACTGACAGATTGGATCAATATGACCGATTCTCCCCTACGTTCCAGTATGCTATTTTTGCGATTTTTACAACAAGATTGGGGAGCGTGGACTCCTTGGGGGCGGATGAAACAGCGACAACGCCACATTCATGACTTGCTCCAAGCAGAAATTGAGGAGAGAAGAACTAAGGAAAACGAGGGGCGTACCGATATTTTGAGCCTAATGATGGCAGCGCGGGATGAAAATGGGCAAGCGATGAGCGACTCCGAATTAAGAGATGAACTGTTAACCATTTTATTTGCTGGGCATGAAACCACTGCAACAACACTTGCTTGGGCTTTCTATCAGATTCATCAACATCCAGATGTCCTGGAAAAATTGCTACACGAACTGGACAGTTTGGGGGAAAATTCCAACCCGATGGAAATTGCTAAACTTCCCTACTTAACAGCCGTTTGTCAAGAAATACTGCGGATGTATCCAGTCCTTCCGGTAATTTTTCCACGCATCACCAAATCACCGATGAAAATTGCAGGATACGAGTTTGATGCTGAGACGACTTTCATGCCAAGTATTTATCTCGTGCATTATCGGGAAGACTTGTATCCTAATGCTCAAGAATTTCTTCCAGAACGTTTTCTTGAGCGCCAGTACTCCTCTTGTGAATATCTTCCGTTTGGTGGTGGAATCCGACGCTGTTTGGGATATCCCTTAGCTCAGTTAGAAATGAAACTAGTCCTCGCCACGATTTTATCAAAGTATCAACTGACCTTAGCCGAGGATAAACCTGTTAAGCTGCAACGTCGTGGGTTTACTCTTGCTCCCACAGGTGGGGTGAAGATGGTGATGAATGGAAAACGAGAAAAAAAGCTATCTGGTTACCAACTCTCAGACATTAGTGTCAAAAGTTAG
- a CDS encoding B12-binding domain-containing radical SAM protein, whose product MRVLLLYPIFPTSFWSFDKALELIGRKVSLPPLGLITVAAILPQTWEFRLVDRNVRCETEADWDWAELVIISGMIVQKADMLHLIREAKRRGKLVAVGGPYVTSVPESAQAAGVDFLVLDEGEITLPLFVEALERGETSGVIRANGEKPDVTITPIPRFDLLDLKAYTEMSVQFSRGCPFQCEFCDIIVLYGRKPRTKTPAQLLAELQTLYDLGWRRSVFMVDDNFIGNKRNVKLLLRELGPWMAQHDYPFRLSTEASVDLAQDDELLDLMIQANFTAVFLGIETPDTDSLSLTQKFQNTRHSLIEAVGKINRAGLSVMAGFILGFDGEKAGAGDRIIEFVEATAIPKAMFGMLHALPNTALWKRLEQEGRLMEHNKETQGHQMALMNFIPTRPPEELAREYVNCFWQLYEPRRYLSRVYRHFMNMKPSPNKVPFRMLELVEMKAVLTIFWRQGIKRNTRFQFWRQLYSIMRRNPGVFVPYLSNCALIEHFIHYRQIVRNEVEGQLAEYLANKAQYQSVTPPVELATINSSGN is encoded by the coding sequence ATGCGAGTTTTACTGCTCTATCCCATTTTTCCTACTTCCTTCTGGTCGTTTGACAAAGCGCTAGAACTGATTGGGCGTAAGGTTTCACTCCCTCCATTGGGTCTGATTACCGTCGCCGCCATCTTGCCTCAAACCTGGGAATTTCGCTTAGTAGACCGCAATGTTCGGTGTGAGACGGAAGCGGATTGGGATTGGGCTGAACTGGTGATTATTTCCGGCATGATTGTCCAGAAGGCGGATATGCTGCACCTGATTCGGGAGGCAAAGCGGCGTGGGAAGTTAGTCGCCGTGGGGGGTCCCTATGTAACCTCGGTGCCGGAGTCAGCACAGGCAGCCGGAGTGGATTTTCTGGTGTTGGATGAGGGCGAAATTACCCTACCGCTTTTTGTTGAGGCTTTAGAACGGGGGGAAACCTCAGGAGTCATCCGTGCTAATGGGGAGAAGCCGGATGTAACAATCACACCCATTCCTCGATTTGATTTGTTGGATCTCAAAGCCTACACCGAAATGTCGGTACAGTTCTCACGGGGTTGCCCATTCCAATGTGAGTTCTGTGACATTATCGTTCTGTATGGACGTAAGCCCCGTACCAAAACCCCCGCACAGCTACTCGCGGAGTTGCAGACTCTCTATGACTTGGGCTGGCGGCGTTCTGTGTTTATGGTGGATGACAACTTCATCGGCAACAAACGCAATGTGAAGCTGCTGTTGCGGGAATTGGGGCCGTGGATGGCTCAACACGACTACCCCTTCCGCCTCTCAACGGAAGCTTCGGTGGACTTAGCACAGGATGATGAATTGCTGGATTTGATGATTCAGGCCAACTTCACGGCTGTGTTTTTGGGGATTGAGACACCCGACACAGATAGTCTATCCCTGACTCAGAAATTCCAAAATACCCGCCATTCTTTGATTGAAGCGGTTGGGAAAATCAATCGGGCGGGATTGAGTGTGATGGCGGGTTTTATCCTAGGTTTTGATGGGGAAAAAGCTGGGGCAGGCGATCGCATAATTGAGTTTGTAGAAGCAACGGCAATCCCGAAAGCGATGTTTGGGATGCTTCATGCCCTACCCAATACGGCCTTATGGAAGCGGTTGGAACAGGAAGGTCGCCTGATGGAACATAATAAGGAAACTCAGGGACATCAGATGGCACTGATGAATTTTATTCCGACGCGACCGCCTGAAGAATTGGCTCGTGAGTATGTTAATTGTTTTTGGCAATTGTATGAACCGAGACGCTATTTGTCTCGTGTTTATCGGCATTTTATGAACATGAAGCCATCGCCGAATAAGGTGCCTTTTCGGATGCTGGAGTTGGTGGAGATGAAGGCGGTGCTGACTATCTTCTGGCGACAGGGAATTAAGCGCAACACTCGCTTTCAGTTTTGGCGTCAACTTTATTCGATCATGCGGCGGAATCCAGGTGTATTCGTGCCTTACCTGAGTAACTGTGCTCTGATTGAACATTTCATTCATTACCGCCAAATTGTACGGAATGAAGTTGAAGGGCAATTAGCTGAATATTTAGCGAATAAAGCTCAATATCAATCTGTAACTCCTCCAGTAGAGTTAGCGACTATTAATTCGAGTGGTAACTGA
- a CDS encoding sterol desaturase family protein — MTALAKLAVGLVCFALAFVLASLVEYWLHRLMHVSPRIGERHRDHHRRNEGQGVVWEFRDYIRGSFLVMGLMFFLSWEAGIGWCLGGVSYAAFSAYAHQLQHENPTKCFWMKMPVHYVHHKYGMWHHNFGLAVDWWDRVFGTYKPVEWLTQEELSQPERGYLQLRWW, encoded by the coding sequence ATGACCGCATTAGCCAAGCTTGCTGTGGGACTTGTCTGCTTTGCCCTGGCTTTTGTCCTAGCGAGTTTAGTGGAATACTGGCTGCATCGCTTGATGCATGTCTCGCCTCGGATTGGTGAACGCCACCGAGACCATCACCGCCGCAACGAAGGACAAGGGGTGGTGTGGGAGTTCCGAGATTATATCCGAGGCAGCTTCTTGGTCATGGGCTTAATGTTTTTTCTCTCCTGGGAGGCTGGAATCGGTTGGTGCTTGGGCGGTGTCAGCTATGCCGCGTTTTCCGCCTATGCCCATCAGCTACAACACGAAAACCCGACGAAATGCTTTTGGATGAAGATGCCGGTTCACTATGTTCATCATAAATACGGCATGTGGCATCACAATTTTGGTCTGGCAGTCGATTGGTGGGATCGGGTGTTTGGCACCTATAAGCCAGTGGAATGGCTGACACAAGAGGAACTGAGCCAACCGGAACGAGGTTATTTACAACTGCGTTGGTGGTAA